In Deinococcus psychrotolerans, a genomic segment contains:
- a CDS encoding GNAT family N-acetyltransferase codes for MPPIIRLLQVGDAAPYRALRLRALTEDPAAYLTSAEEYAQRSPDEIAARLGATEQAFTLGAFLKTELIGMATLIRLERRKQRHRADVVSVYVAPEARGQGVAAELIQSLIDQARQQKGLEVLGLSVTETQVAARRLYEKLGFELWGVQANALRQGEAALTELHLQLRL; via the coding sequence ATGCCGCCCATCATCCGCTTGCTCCAAGTTGGAGACGCCGCCCCTTACCGCGCGTTGCGCCTGCGTGCCCTCACCGAAGACCCCGCCGCGTATCTCACCAGCGCTGAGGAGTATGCCCAGCGCTCACCAGACGAGATTGCCGCCCGCCTCGGGGCGACCGAGCAGGCCTTTACACTGGGCGCTTTTTTGAAGACTGAACTCATTGGAATGGCGACCCTGATACGGCTGGAGCGCCGCAAGCAGCGTCACCGTGCCGATGTGGTGAGCGTGTATGTAGCTCCAGAAGCGCGGGGACAAGGCGTGGCCGCCGAGTTGATACAGAGCTTGATTGATCAAGCACGGCAGCAAAAGGGACTGGAAGTTCTGGGCCTGAGCGTCACCGAAACGCAAGTGGCCGCCCGCCGACTTTACGAGAAGCTGGGCTTTGAACTTTGGGGCGTGCAGGCAAATGCCCTACGTCAGGGTGAAGCGGCGCTCACTGAGCTGCATTTGCAACTGAGATTGTAA
- the dcd gene encoding dCTP deaminase gives MSILPDWRIRELAQKGMIEPFEDRLVRTTENQHVISYGLSSFGYDLRCADEWKIFTNVNSAIVDPKHFDERSFVDVRAKEIIIPPNSFALARSLEYLQIPDNVMVVALGKSTYARCGLVANVTPLEPGWEGHVTLEFSNTTPLPAKMYAFEGCVQLLFFEGERPEVTYRDRAGKYQGQRGVTLPKL, from the coding sequence ATGAGTATTCTTCCCGATTGGCGGATCCGTGAGCTGGCGCAAAAAGGCATGATCGAACCGTTTGAAGACCGCTTGGTGCGAACCACCGAAAACCAGCACGTCATCAGCTACGGCCTGAGCAGTTTCGGCTACGACCTGCGCTGCGCCGACGAGTGGAAAATTTTCACCAATGTCAACAGCGCCATCGTCGATCCCAAACACTTTGACGAGCGCAGCTTTGTTGACGTTCGGGCCAAGGAGATTATCATTCCGCCCAACTCTTTTGCCCTGGCTCGGAGTTTGGAATATCTGCAAATTCCCGACAATGTCATGGTGGTGGCGCTAGGAAAATCGACGTATGCACGTTGCGGACTCGTCGCAAATGTAACGCCTTTAGAACCCGGCTGGGAAGGCCATGTCACCTTGGAGTTTTCCAACACCACGCCTTTGCCGGCCAAGATGTACGCCTTTGAAGGCTGTGTCCAGCTCCTTTTCTTTGAAGGCGAGCGCCCTGAAGTGACTTACCGCGACAGAGCGGGCAAGTATCAGGGGCAGCGTGGCGTGACCTTGCCCAAATTGTGA
- a CDS encoding ABC transporter ATP-binding protein: protein MLAFKNLGIRFGGNQAVDNVSGSLAPGKITAIIGPNGAGKTTFFNMLSGFYKPTSGVVTLDDQPISGRPTHEVVGRGVARTFQTTTLYKNLSALENAVLGHRVRTRAGLWDALLRSGREQHDESVSIKAAHYALTRVGLDHKAHLIAGSLSQEEQKRVSIASALATNPSILLLDEPAGGLNPEETAKLMRLIRELVTGGLTVALIEHKMSLVMGLADHIMVLHHGQLIAEGTPAQVSQNPAVITAYLGTHGSGGQHGQQAQAGNPPTNNPPNNNQNGAA from the coding sequence ATGCTGGCGTTTAAGAATTTAGGAATTCGCTTCGGCGGCAATCAAGCGGTGGACAATGTCAGCGGCTCGCTGGCTCCCGGTAAGATCACCGCCATCATCGGCCCCAACGGCGCGGGCAAGACGACTTTTTTCAACATGCTCTCAGGCTTTTACAAACCGACCTCGGGCGTGGTGACGCTGGACGACCAGCCGATCAGCGGGCGGCCTACCCACGAAGTCGTCGGGCGCGGCGTGGCACGCACTTTTCAGACCACCACCCTCTACAAAAACCTCTCGGCACTGGAAAATGCCGTGCTGGGCCACCGCGTCCGCACCCGCGCCGGACTGTGGGACGCGCTGTTGAGGTCAGGCCGTGAGCAGCACGACGAAAGTGTGAGCATCAAGGCCGCCCACTACGCCCTGACGCGGGTGGGTCTAGATCACAAAGCCCACCTGATCGCCGGTTCGCTGTCTCAAGAAGAACAAAAACGGGTCTCGATTGCCAGCGCTCTGGCGACCAATCCCAGCATCTTGCTGCTCGATGAACCCGCCGGGGGCCTGAACCCCGAAGAAACCGCCAAACTGATGCGCCTGATCCGCGAGCTGGTGACAGGCGGACTGACGGTGGCGCTGATCGAACACAAAATGAGCCTCGTGATGGGGCTGGCCGATCACATCATGGTGCTGCATCACGGGCAACTCATCGCCGAGGGCACGCCCGCACAGGTCAGCCAGAACCCGGCGGTGATTACCGCTTACCTCGGCACGCACGGCAGCGGCGGGCAACACGGCCAGCAGGCCCAAGCGGGCAACCCACCCACCAACAACCCACCAAATAACAATCAAAACGGAGCCGCATGA
- a CDS encoding YraN family protein: MKGADAEDRALSELLALGHTLLARNYRMRGGEIDLVTMHGGVFVFSEVRQRRSAKYGSALESVTPRKLELMQRSALSYLIREHGRDDLPCLLQVISIEGEAASGALSITPVE, encoded by the coding sequence ATGAAAGGAGCCGACGCCGAAGACCGCGCCCTGAGTGAACTCTTGGCCCTCGGCCACACCTTGCTGGCCCGCAATTACCGCATGCGGGGCGGCGAGATCGATCTGGTGACGATGCACGGCGGGGTGTTCGTGTTCAGCGAAGTGCGCCAGCGCCGCAGCGCCAAGTATGGCAGTGCCCTCGAGAGCGTCACGCCGCGCAAATTAGAACTGATGCAGCGTTCAGCACTAAGTTACCTGATTCGAGAGCACGGGCGCGACGATTTGCCGTGCTTGCTGCAAGTCATCAGCATCGAAGGCGAGGCGGCGAGCGGAGCGCTGAGCATCACGCCGGTTGAGTAA
- a CDS encoding ABC transporter ATP-binding protein, with the protein MTASRPPLDIQNLEVRYGAYAALQHVSMNVAPGEIVVLLGANGAGKSTLFRTLAGLQRPASGTATYGASLTGGRPEQCVALGVALCPEGRLLFPALSVEKNLRLGAFPHRKDASGNEKQLKRVYELFPDLIKKAPDAAGSLSGGQQQMVAVGRALMARPSLLLLDEPSLGLAPLVVEQVFGAIERVNESGVSVLLAEQNAYAALAIAHRGYVMESGQVTLEGSRDMLMNDDRVRSAYLGV; encoded by the coding sequence ATGACCGCTTCCCGCCCCCCCTTAGACATTCAAAACCTAGAAGTCCGCTACGGCGCGTACGCGGCCCTGCAACACGTCAGCATGAACGTGGCTCCCGGCGAGATCGTGGTGCTGCTGGGCGCAAACGGCGCGGGCAAAAGCACCCTCTTCCGCACGCTGGCGGGTTTGCAGCGTCCGGCCAGTGGCACGGCCACTTACGGCGCGAGTCTCACGGGCGGCAGGCCAGAACAGTGCGTGGCGCTGGGCGTGGCCCTGTGTCCGGAAGGCAGGCTGCTCTTTCCGGCGCTGAGCGTGGAGAAAAACCTGCGGCTGGGCGCGTTTCCTCACCGCAAGGACGCCAGCGGCAACGAAAAACAGCTCAAACGGGTCTATGAGTTGTTCCCAGACCTGATCAAAAAAGCCCCTGACGCAGCAGGCAGCTTATCGGGTGGGCAGCAGCAGATGGTGGCGGTGGGCAGAGCGCTGATGGCCCGCCCCAGCTTGCTGCTGCTGGATGAGCCGAGTCTGGGCCTCGCGCCGCTGGTGGTCGAGCAGGTCTTCGGAGCCATCGAGCGGGTCAATGAGAGCGGCGTCAGTGTGCTGCTGGCCGAGCAAAACGCCTACGCCGCTCTGGCGATTGCCCACCGGGGTTACGTGATGGAAAGCGGCCAAGTCACCTTGGAAGGCTCGCGCGACATGCTGATGAACGACGACCGCGTGCGCAGCGCTTATCTGGGAGTTTGA
- the mgsA gene encoding methylglyoxal synthase, which produces MASPESQPDVAARSGKHQIALIAHDKKKLELALFALAHRELLSQFHLVATGTTGSILQKQTGLNVERVLSGPLGGDQQIGARIALEQVRAVFFFRDPLTAQPHEPDVSALVRLCDVHDIPLATNPASAEALVLWLQKEEAAATRV; this is translated from the coding sequence ATGGCCTCTCCCGAATCTCAACCCGACGTTGCCGCCCGCAGTGGCAAGCACCAAATCGCCCTGATCGCCCACGACAAAAAAAAGCTGGAACTGGCGCTGTTCGCTCTGGCCCACCGCGAGCTGCTTTCCCAATTTCATTTGGTCGCCACCGGCACCACCGGCAGCATTTTGCAAAAGCAAACCGGCCTCAACGTCGAGCGGGTGCTGTCGGGGCCGCTGGGCGGCGATCAGCAGATCGGAGCGCGGATTGCCTTAGAGCAGGTGCGGGCGGTGTTTTTCTTCCGTGATCCACTGACCGCCCAGCCGCATGAACCGGATGTCAGCGCTCTGGTGCGGCTGTGCGACGTTCACGACATTCCGCTGGCCACTAATCCTGCCAGCGCCGAGGCTCTGGTGCTGTGGCTGCAAAAAGAGGAGGCCGCCGCGACGCGCGTCTAG
- a CDS encoding metallophosphoesterase family protein — MRVAVISDVHGNAFALGAVLDDLRDAAPDVVCNLGDQVEGAANPALAYQLQVKLGAVEVRGNNEEKLWPNGRRNPLSQKYGAWLEQQLSPEALARLAALPLTARVEDVLACHGTPTSAWDSLLWVWESTSQGGFYRSRDPRELRRMLEPLSAGVVVCGHTHRAGSTRVGDTLVVNAGSVSDQVDGDPRARWTLLERRSGRWTADFRAVPYAIAAATHWAAEHSPFGKGQAALLESGEMTVRGEAALTAGGP, encoded by the coding sequence CTGCGCGTGGCCGTCATCAGCGATGTTCACGGCAACGCTTTTGCTCTTGGGGCCGTACTTGACGACCTGCGAGACGCCGCCCCCGACGTCGTGTGCAACCTCGGTGATCAAGTCGAGGGGGCGGCCAATCCTGCTTTGGCGTATCAGTTGCAGGTCAAGCTCGGCGCAGTGGAAGTGCGCGGCAACAACGAAGAAAAGCTGTGGCCGAACGGACGGCGCAACCCGCTCAGCCAAAAATACGGCGCTTGGCTGGAGCAGCAACTGAGCCCTGAAGCGCTCGCCCGCCTCGCTGCCCTGCCGCTGACAGCGCGGGTCGAAGACGTGCTGGCCTGTCACGGCACGCCGACTTCAGCCTGGGACAGCTTGCTGTGGGTCTGGGAATCTACGAGCCAGGGCGGCTTTTACCGCAGCCGTGATCCCCGCGAACTTCGCCGGATGCTGGAACCGCTCTCGGCGGGCGTGGTGGTTTGCGGCCACACCCACCGGGCGGGCAGCACGCGGGTGGGCGACACGCTGGTGGTCAATGCCGGCTCGGTTTCCGATCAGGTCGACGGCGATCCCCGCGCCCGCTGGACACTGCTGGAGCGGCGAAGCGGGCGCTGGACAGCCGACTTCCGCGCTGTCCCTTACGCTATCGCGGCGGCGACGCACTGGGCCGCTGAGCACAGCCCTTTCGGTAAGGGCCAAGCGGCGCTGCTGGAAAGCGGCGAGATGACCGTTCGCGGCGAAGCGGCACTGACGGCAGGCGGGCCGTAA